One Ignavibacteria bacterium genomic window carries:
- a CDS encoding CoA-binding protein yields MREVCDILKESKTIAVVGISNKPGRDSGRIAQYLQQEGYNVVGVNPMQKEFPGITVYPTLKDVPFKIDIVDVFRRSEAIAEIIPDVLEVKPRVLWLQLGIRNDEAVAPAIEAGIETIQDKCILVEHRFCR; encoded by the coding sequence CATATTAAAGGAATCCAAAACAATTGCCGTTGTTGGAATTTCAAACAAACCCGGGCGCGACAGCGGCAGGATAGCCCAGTACCTGCAGCAGGAAGGATATAACGTTGTAGGTGTAAACCCGATGCAAAAGGAGTTTCCGGGCATTACGGTTTATCCAACCTTGAAGGATGTACCTTTTAAGATCGATATAGTAGACGTTTTCAGGCGTTCTGAAGCCATAGCAGAAATTATTCCGGATGTGCTGGAGGTTAAGCCCAGGGTGCTCTGGCTGCAGCTCGGAATAAGAAATGACGAAGCCGTTGCTCCGGCAATTGAGGCAGGAATAGAAACCATTCAGGACAAATGTATTCTTGTTGAGCACCGTTTCTGCAGGTAA